The Wansuia hejianensis genomic interval TTTGTTCTGGGCGGGGAGACCATGAGCTGGTATTTCGATCAGATCAATTATGACGGAAGCTATTCTTTCGGTGAGCTGGCGAGGGCGGCGGCAGGTGTGGAAAATGAAGGGCTGTTTTTCCTTCCGTATTTCGCAGGCCGGATCTGCCCCAGCGAGGCCGGCTTTTCAGGGCACTGGCTTGGTTTGAAATTTTACCATGGCAGAGAGCACATGTTTAAATCCATTATGGAATCAATTGCTTATGAATATAAATTTTATCTTCAGAGAATCCATGAGTTGTTTCCGGAGCTGGAGATCCGGGAGGTTCTGACAGGCGCGGGCGGAGCGCGTTCCCAAGAATTTACCCAGGTTAAGGCTGATGTGCTGGGGATGCCGTTTGTCCCTCTGAAGCAGAAGGATACTTCACATAAGGCAGCGGCGATCATCGCCGGATACGGAGTGGGGATTTACAGCGACATGAGCGAAATGGCGCTGAAGATGAGTAAGAAATATTATGGTGACAGAGTTTTTCCGGAAGGGCAGAAAACGGAGAGATACTCCGCTCAATACGGTAAATACCTGGATATCGTCGGCTATATGAGCGAATTACACAGAAAATTTGTGCTATAAACGGATGGAGGTATAGAGATGTTAACATCGAAGGAAAGAGTCATGCGCGCGATGAACCATCAGGAGGTTGACCGGGTTCCCCTGGACCTGGGAGGCATGGCCTGCTCCCTGCTGGACGGCGTATATTTTAAATTGAAGAACTATCTGGGGTTCCGGGAGAACATCGAGCCCTTCCGGGAAGGAAGCAACAGCTGTTATTATGATGAGAGAATTCTGGATTATTTTGATATTGATATCCGCCGGCTGTTTGTAAAGACTTCAAATAAATTCCCGATCCACTTTCCTGACGGTACCTTCCAGAATGAGTGGGGAATTCTTCAGAGGCAGGGACAGTTTGGGGTGGAATTTGTGAAAAATCCGCTGGAGGGAGCGGAGATTGAAGATCTGGACAGCTACCCCTGGCCAAGGGCGGAGGAATTGATTGATCTGAGCGGGATGAAGGAACGGGCCAGGGAGCTGCATGAACAGAATAAGTATGCGGTTTCCCTGCGGGCGCCGATGAATGGAATCTTTGAGATTTCCTGCTGGCTCCGGGGCATGCAGAATTTTCTCGTGGATATGCTGTCAGATGAAGAATTCGCCCATGCTCTGGCGGAAAAAGTGCTGGAGGTACAACTGGACTGGTATGGCTATGTGCTGGACGAGGTGGGACCTTACTTGGACATCGTGGAAACAGGAGACGATTACGGAACCCAACATTCACTGATGCTTTCGCCGGACTGCCTGGAAGAGTTTATACTCTCCCGGAGAAAGCGGCTGAATGATATGATCAAAGAGAAGGCGCCGGGGGCGAAGATATTTCTCCACAGCTGCGGGGCGGTCAAACGCTGCATACCCAACCTGATCGCCTGCGGCGTGGATATCCTGAATCCGGTGCAGACGGCGGCCGCGGATATGAATCCTTATGACCTGAAAAGGGAATTCGGCGACGCCATCTGTTTTCACGGAGGGGTGGACACCCAGCAGGCTCTGAGAGGGACTGTGGACGACGTGGAAGAGGAAGTGAAGAAAATGCTGGATGCGATGAACCATCGGGGAGGTTATATCCTCACCAGCTGCAACCATATCCAGAATGACATACCGGTAGAAAATATAATTGCGATGTTTGAAGCCGCTAAAAAATACGGCGGTGCGTGAAAGCGCGCGGGAGGAGCAGGAGAAGAATTATGATCTATACAGTGACACTGAATCCTGCCATTGACAACGTCATACAGACGGAGGCCTTTCAGAAAGGCCATATCAACCGGGCCTGCCGGGAGTATATTTTTCCCGGCGGAAAAGGGGTTAATGTATCCCTGGTTCTGGAGCGGCTTGGCATGGAGACTGTCGCGCTGGGCTTTCTGGCCGGAGCGACGGGGAAGGCGTATCAGGCGTTGCTGCAGGAGAACGGGCTGAACCACGGTTTTCTGTTCCTGGACAGAGGGTTTACCAGAATCAACACGAAGGTGAGCGCAGAAGAGGAAACAGAGATAAATGGAGGAGGCCCTGGGATCCGGGAAAGGGACCTGGACCAGCTCTGCGGGCAGCTGGCGTCTGCCGGTCCGGAGGATTTTGTGGTTCTGTCAGGCAGCGTGCCCAGCAGGATATCCGGTGCTTATGCCTATATTCTGGAACGGATCTCCGGTTGTGGCGCCGGTATTGTGGTGGATACAACGGGAGAAGAACTGCTGCAGACTCTAAAGTACCGTCCGTTTCTGATTAAACCGAACATCCATGAGTTGAGTGAGCTGTGTGGAGCTGCCATCAGGACGAAGGATGAACTGGCGGCCTGTGTACGGTCTCTGCAGAAAGCCGGGGTGAGAAATGTCCTGGTATCCATGGGAAGGGACGGGGCATGTCTGTTCACGGAGCCGGGAGAAGTCCTGTATGCAGCAGGAATATCCGGGAAAGCAGGCAACACGGTGGGAGCGGGCGACTCCATGGTGGCCGGCTTCCTGGCCGGCTATCTGACTGGCGGCTCTTACAGAGAGGCGTTGCGCACCGGCGCTGCAGCCGGTACAGCGACTGCGTTTTCTTTCGGGATTGCGGGTGAAGAAGAAATCACAGGTTGTATGGAACAGGTGGTCATCGAGGAATTAAAAATATGAAAAGTATAGCGATAGATTTTGGCGGAAGCAGTATTAAAATGGTGCTGTTTCAGGATGGAAAAATATCGAAGAGAAGGACCATTCCCGCTTACTCCCACAAAGGGCTGGCCCCGAGGCTTGCCGATACGGAAGCGGCGGTCAGGGGAATGCTGGAAGGGGAAGAGCTCAGGGAATATGCCGGTGTGGGAATTGCCATGCCCGGGATTGTCGACCCGGTCCGGAAAAAGGTCCTGGGGATCTATGATAAATATGAGGACAGCAAATCGCTGGATCTGGAACAGTGGTGCCGGGAAGCTTTCGGACTTCCGATGGTCATGGAGATGGACTCAAAACTGGCCCTCATGGGAGAACTGAATTCCGGCTGCGGCCAGGGCTATAAAGACGCGGTTATGCTGATCCTGGGTACAGGCGTGGGAACGGCGGTCGCCTTTGATGGTAAAATTCTGAACAGCCGGAATTATGTGGCCGGAGCATTATCCTCTCATATTATTATTAATATGGACGGCGATCAATGCACCTGCCCCAATTCTGGCTGTCTGGAAGCGACGGCGTCCGGTTGGGCGCTGGAAAGGCTGGTGCGCAGCCAGCCGGAATATATTGCCAGCGGTCTTGCGGGCGAAGATGAAATTAATTTCCGGATACTGGAAAAATGGTATCTGAAGCAGGACAAAACGGCAGTCAGCGTATTAAAAAAATGCGTAAAAGCCTGGAGAACGGGCATCCTGAATCTGATCCATGCCTATGACCCGGAGCTGGTAGTCCTGAGCGGCGCCATCATGAATTTCAGAGGCCTGTATCAGATGCTGACAGAAGGGCTTGACAGATTCATCTGGGACTGCTGCGGCCATGTGGAGATTAAAAGGGCAGAACATCCGGAAGACTCTGTGTTGTATGGCTTGTATCATCTCGTAAAAAATTTTATGACTGTATATAATTAAAGAAATCAGGAATACTACCAGTATAATACAGAAAAAAGGAGATCATAGTATGAAGTGTGTAAAGAAAATTATGCTGGGTGTGCTGATGGTAGTAGCAATCGGCGTTGTGATTACTGCCTGTGGCAAAGATAAGAATACGACCGATAATTCCAACAAGCCAAATACAGAAAGTACCACCAACGATGAGGACGGAGACAGGAAAGACGACAACAAGAACGATACCAAGGATCTTCCGGACGAAAGCGGCGATACGGTAGATGGAACCGACGGAAATACCACAGATGGCAGCGTAACGGACGGAGTGGGCGAAGGCCTGGAAGATATGGGAGAGAATGTTGAGAACCTCGGGGATACCACTACCCAGGCTCCTGCAGGTACAGACGGCGCAGCGGAGACGACTCCGGCACCATAACTAACGGCGATAACAGAGAAATAAAAGAAAGGCCCCGGCAGGGCCTTTTCTTTTATTATCAGATTTTTTCGTGATTATGAAACTTTCTCAGAACCTTCTGGATTCTTTCTACCGGGTCTAACAGGCTGCTGATGGATGTGTCGTGGTTGAGCGTATCAATGATCAAAGCGATGTACTTGCTCATGTCACAGCTGATATAGTAGGGCTTCTCAAGAAGCTCAGGAGTCTGATATACCAGATTGGTGGTCACCAGCTTTGTGAAATAGCCCTTTTCATATGCCTTGTCAAACTTCTCAAGACCATTGGTAAACAGGCCAAATGTACAGCACATATAAATATTGCGGGCATCCTGTTCTTTCAGAAGCTTAGCTACCTCGATCATGCTGTCTCCGGAAGAGATCATATCGTCAATGATGATCATATCCTTGCCGGCCACATTGGTTCCGAGGAATTCATGGGCTACAATAGGATTGCGCCCGTCAATGATGGTAGAATAATCCCGGCGTTTGTAGAACATGCCCATGTCGACGCCCAGGTTATTGGCAATATAAATTGCCCGGCCCATGCCGCCCTCATCCGGGCTGATGACCATCAGATGGTCAGAATCGATCTTCATGTCCGGAGCGTTCCGGAGGATATTCTTGATAAACTGGTAAGCCGGCTGTATAGTCTCAAAACCATTCAGCGGTATGGCATTCTGGACACGCGGATCGTGGGCGTCAAAGGTGATGATGTTCTCAACACCCATGCTGACCAGTTCCTGCAGGGCCAGGGCGCAGTCCAGGGATTCTCTGCCGGAGCGCTTGTGCTGGCGGCTTTCATAGAGGAAGGGCATGATTACATTGACCCGGCGGGCTTTGCCGCCCACGGCTGCGATGATGCGCTTCAGATCCTGGAAATGGTCATCCGGGGACATATGGTTTTTATGCCCGCAGAGGGAGTAGGTGAGTGAATAATTGCAGACGTCGACCAGAATATAAATATCGTCGCCGCGGACAGATTCATTGATGCGCCCCTTTGCCTCTCCGGACCCAAAACGTGGTACGCTGGACGGGATGATGTAGGAATCTCTCTCATAGCCGTCAAAAGCCAGGGTAGATTTGTGTTCATGTTCCCGTTCCTGACGCCATTGGACCAGGTAGTTGTCTACCTTCCGCCCCAGCGGCATACAGCTTTCAAGGGGTATGATTCCGAGCCTGCCTACAGGGAGCGTCTCGAAATAGTTTTCATTTGTCTGCGACATGGTTGTTTCCTCCTGATAATTGTTTTTGTATGCGAATGTCGTTTCCGAACAGCCGGATCATTTTGTAGTGACTTAATATGCGGGAAAAGGTCCGCTCTGAATAAGTCTCGGCAAATTGCGCCAGCGAAAGATTCGTAGAGATAATCGTCGATTTTTTCTGCAGAATCCTTTCATTGATACATAGAAAAAGCTGAGAAGAGACGAAGGTATTGGTCAGCTCCGTGCCCAGATCGTCAATAATCAGCAAATCACAGTCGAAAAGGTGATGGTGAGCCTCCCGGGTTTCGGCGCTGGTGAAAAACTTGTTCTGCTCCAGCAGCTCGAAGAGATCGAAGGCAGTGAGATAAAGGACGCTGTATCCCAGCTCTATCAGTTCTCTGGCAATGCAATGGGACAAAAAGGTCTTTCCCACGCCTGTATCGCCATAAAAGCAGATATTTTCAAAGGAATTCACAAATCCCTTCACGAATTCCCCGGCATGCTTCAGGGCAAGGGCGGCCGTCTGACGGGAGGTCAGCCCGCTGTCGCCGTTGACAATATCCTCAGAATAGTAATCCAATGAGAAATTTTGAAAATTCTCTTCCTCCAGGACTTCCCGGAGATTGGACTGGGAATACAGAAGTTCCACTTCTGCGCGGCGGAAGCAGATACACTTCTGTCCGTGAATAAACCCGGTGTCCTGACAGAGGGCACAGTCATAGTGAAGCTCCAGGTAATCCTCCGGAAGTCCATTGGACAGCAAAAGTACCCTCCGCTCCTCGGAAAGTTCTTTCAGAGCGGCGGGCAGGTCAAAATCCTTTTCATAATTCTTGTTGAGCAGTATACGTGCTTTCTTCAGGCTGAGAGAAGCGACCTCGCCGTCTATTTCAGAGAGGCGGGGAATCCTTCGCCGGGCGTTCGCGATGCGCCGGTCCTGTTCCCGCCTGTTGCGGAGCTGCCTTTCATTATAGAGACGCAGAACCGCGTCGTATTGGGAATTCGTCAGTGGCATGGTATCTCCTTCGTGCTGCTGATTACTGATCCATCAGTTGTTTTTCAAATAACTCTTTTTCCAGCTGCTTGTAATCGTAATCCCTCTGGTGAAAATTATTAAACCGGTTCGATGCGACAGGCTTGGCCGGCCGGGATGCGGCGGAGGCCTTCTGGTGCTGGCTGGCTTTGTGCTTATCATCCAGGGTGCGGATATCTTCCGGTGTTTGGACGCCCTGCCTCTTCCAACTGGAAAGAATGCCTTCTGCGTATTGGAAGCTGGGCTGTCCGGTCTGGGTGACCGTGCGTGAACAGGCCTCGATAATGATATCCATGGAGAAGCCGTATTCCTTCAGCCAGCGCTCCATGCATTCTGTCTCTGCAGGAACCGGATTGCGGTTCCGGATGCCAAATGCCTTTAAGATTGCGTAATAATTCTTGTTCCAGGTGTTCGTGCGGGATTTTGCCATCTTAACGGTCCGGATGCCGTCCTGGTGCCATTCCAGGCCCACTTTTTCTATGTAGTGGAGGCTGGTGCTGCCTTTGGAAACGCAGTATTCTATTAAATATTCCAGCAAATCCATGGGGAAATGCAAAACGTCATAAAAATACAGTATTCTGCTGATATCTGTAGGGCTTAAAGTGCGGCCCATGTACTGCTCGGCCAGGAAAAGCAGCTGTCGTATTTCGTCGTTCTCTTTCTGCAGTTCCCGGACTCTTATGCTGGACAGGCGCGCTGTCTGGGTAGCCTTTCCGGCGGGCACAGACTCCGCATGGGAGAGACCATCCGCCGTCTTTGCGGGTATCTCTGAAGCTTTCGCGGAATGCGTTCCGGAAGGTACAGGGCCTCCGGATGACGGCTGGGCTGTTCCGGAAGCTGCATTGGCCGTGAGTTCCGATGTTTTCACAGGAGCAGCGGAGAGAAAACGGATTCCGCTCAGATTCCTGCCATCGAAGGAAAGGGCCAGCAATCCCGCCTTTTCCCAATAGCGCAGAGCTCTCAAAATGTCTTTTTCTGTGCAGGAAAAAACATCTGCCAGAGAGGATAGTGTCGGATGCACATCCGGCTTATGCGTAATCCTCAGCAGATAAAGATATATTTTTACAAATTCCCCATTGGCCTGGGGCATGTAGGTATCCACAAATTCGTCCGGTATGACGGAGACACATGACAGGAGATTGTCCTGAATGGATATAAAACTCATAAAAACACCCTCTTCTCAATCTGCGCCGGGTATTCCCGCAGTGCGGCATAGCCGCAGTCTGTATGAATGCGTGTCTTGCCCTTCTGCCGGTGGAAATCCTGCTGCATACCAAGTATAGCACAGTATTTTGGGAAAGAGAATAGCCATTTTTTTCAGGGGAATTTCGGGGGGAGAATGTGAAAAATGTGGAAAGTGTGGAGAAAAAATACCCCGATCGGTTCCTGTCGAGAAATAATGTCGTAAAAGCCCGTATTTTACAGATTTTTAACAAAATCTGCAAGAGAACTTATGTAAATTGGTTTTACACAAAAAATCCACATGTTTATTCGTTTTAAATTGTGAATAAGCATGTGGATAGTGTGGATAACTATTTTCCGAGAAGTGTTTCTCCAATCTTTACAACGTCTCCCGCGCCCATAGTTATCAACAAATCGCCTGGGGAACAATTTTTTAATAAGAAATTTTCAATTTCGTCAAAGGTCGGAAAATAATGGCATTCTGTACCGGACTCCTGTATCTTTAACTGCAGATCAGCGGAAGAAATTCCGATAGTATTTTTTTCACGCGCCGCGTAAATATCTGCCAGCACAACTTTGTCGGCCAGTGTCAGTGCCTCTGCGAATTCCGGAAGCAGCGCCTTAGTGCGGGTGTAGGTGTGAGGCTGGAACACGCACCAGATAGTTTTGTGCGGATAATTCCGGGCGGCATTCAGAGTGGCCCTGATCTCTGTCGGGTGATGGGCATAATCGTCTATAATTGTCACTTCACCGACCTTTCCTTTATATTGGAAGCGCCGGTCTGTTCCGTAGAATGTGGAAAACCCCTTCTGTATCAGTTCGGGAGTGATGCCGAGCCGGGTTGCCAGGGCGATAGAAGCCAGCGCATTGGATACGTTGTGAATACCCGGAATGTGCAGGGAGAACTTGCCTATCGGTTCCCCATGACAGAGTGCGGTGAAGGAGGGATGACCGAATTCATCATACTCAATCCCGCAGGCTGTATAGTCTGCTTCTGCCTTCAGTGAATAGGTGATAACCTGGCAGGACAGTCCGTTGGTGATAGTTTCGTAGCAAGGGGTGTCGGCGTTAATGATGAGAGTGCCGTCTTCAGGAAGAAGTCTGGCAAATTCCCGGAAAGAGTGCCGGATATCGTCAATATCCTTGAAAAAATCCAGATGATCGGCATCAATATTTAGAATTAGGCTGATTTTCGGGAAGAAGCTCAGAAAGCTGTTGGTATATTCACAGGCTTCTGTGATAAATGTCTCAGACTGCCCTACCCTGATATTGCCTCCTATCGAGGGGAGGATACCTCCCACTGATATAGTGGGGTCACAGCCTGCTTCCATCAGGATGTGTGAAGCCATGGAAGTGGTGGTTGTTTTACCATGGGTGCCGGATACGGCAATCGGTATCTGATAATTCTTCATGATCTGTCCGAGCAGCTGGGCGCGGGTCAGCATGGGGAGGCCCTTAACGGATGCGCATGTGAATTCAGGGTTATCCGGGTGAATGGCTGCGGTATAAACGACCACATCAATATCATCAGTAATATTTGCGGCAGACTGCCCATAGATAATGTGAGCGCCTGAATCGGCCAGACGGCGGGTCAGATCGCTTTCTCTGGAGTCTGAGCCGCTGATGGTGAAGCCTTCCTCCAGAAGGATCTCAGCCAGGCCGCTCATGCTGATGCCGCCGATTCCGATGAAATGAATGTGTATGGGTTTTTCAAAATTAATGGTATACATGTTTCCATCCTTATTATAGTATAAATTTTGTGAGATCATTCTCAAAGGTGATTATACCCTTTTCCGTCATAAATGTAAATCTGAAAAATAATTGTAATCCGGGGTGTTTTAAGCAGAAAGCGCTTTATCTGAGATCGAATCACAAAAAGTCGGAAATTGTAAAAAATAGATGAAAGGAAGGAAAAAAATAACGAAAAACTGTACAATATATTGTAGAAATTTCTCATTTTCTGCGGCGAACAAAAAAAATTATAGGGCAAAAGTCATAAAATCGGAGAAATATTTTAATAAAAAATATTAAAAATGTTCACAATTTTTGGAAACTATGCTATAATCAATTATCATATACAACAAGAGGTGATCGCATGATAAAAAAAGAGATGATTGCTATGTTGCTGGCAGGCGGACAAGGCAGCAGGCTCGGAGTTTTGACTTCGAAGGTGGCGAAACCAGCCGTGGCATTTGGCGGGAAATACCGAATTATAGATTTTCCGTTAAGTAACTGTATTAATTCGGGAGTTGATACAGTTGGTGTTTTGACGCAATATCAGCCTTTGCGACTAAATACACATATAGGAATCGGCATTCCGTGGGATCTGGACCGGAATGTGGGCGGAGTTACGATTCTGCCGCCTTATGAAAAAAGTACAAGCAGTGAGTGGTATACCGGAACAGCTAACGCGATCTTTCAGAATATGGCATACATGGAAACCTATAATCCAGATTATGTACTAATCTTGTCCGGTGACCATATATATAAGATGGATTATGAGGTAATGCTGGATTACCACAAGGCCAACAAGGCTGATGTAACCATTGCGTGCATGCCGGTTCCCATTGAAGAGGCCAGCCGCTTTGGGGTCATGATCACCGATGGGAATGGAAGAATCACCGAGTTTGAGGAGAAGCCGGAGCATCCCAGAAGCAATCTGGCCTCCATGGGTATTTATATTTTCAGCTGGAAAGCGCTGAAGGAATCGCTGACTGCCCTGAAGGACCAGCCCGGCTGCGATTTCGGCAAGCATATCCTGCCATACTGCCGGGATAATAGCATGCGGCTCTTCGCTTATGAGTTTAACGGTTATTGGAAGGATGTAGGGACTCTGGGTTCCTATTGGGAAGCCAATATGGAGCTGATTGATATCATACCGGAATTTAACCTCTATGAAGAGTTCTGGAAGATCTATACAAAGGGCGATGTAATTCGTCCCCAGTATATTTCATCGGAAGCAGTGATTGACCGCTGCATAGTTGGTGACGGCGCAGAAATATACGGTGAGGTACATAACTCCGTAATCGGGGCAGATGTACGAATTGAAAAAGGCGCAGTCATCCGGGATTCTATTATCATGCGGCACAGTGACGTAGGAGAGGGAACTCAGGTTAATAAAAGTATTATCGCCGAGAATGTTACAATCGGGAAAAATGTTCAGCTTGGTGTCGGCGAGGAAGTGCCTAATGTGGAAAAACCGAATATCTATAGCTGGGGCCTTGTCACAATCGGGGAAAATACTGTAATTCCTGACGGCGTGAAGGTCGGCAAGAACACAGCAATTTCCGGAGAGACCAGTTCAGAGGACTATCCGGATGGGGAGCTGCCCAGCGGCGGCGCACTTCTTGAGAAGGACGGTGAATAGATATGAGAGCACTGGGAATTATATTGGCTGGCGGCAACAGCAGCAAGATGAGAGAGTTATCCAACAAGAGGGCCATTGCGGCCATGCCTGTGGCGGGAAGCTACCGCAGCATAGATTTTGCCCTGAGCAGTATGACCAACTCTCATGTACAGAAGGTGGCGGTATTGACACAGTACAACGCCAGATCTCTGAATGAACACCTGATGTCTTCCAAGTGGTGGGATTTCGGAAGGAAGCAAGGAGGCCTGTATGTGTTCACCCCTACGGTTACGGCTGACAATAGCTGGTGGTACCGGGGGACGGCAGACGCCATCTATCAGAACCTGAAATGGCTGAAGAACAGCCATGAACCTTATGTGATTATCGCTTCAGGAGATGGAGTGTATAAGATGGACTATAATAAGGTCCTGGAATATCATATCGCCAAGCGGGCTGACGTGACGATCGTCTGTACTGAATGCAGGGATGACGATCCCAGCAGATTTGGCGTCCTGAAGATGAACGAAGACTACAGGATCGAGGAATTCGAGGAGAAACCCATGGTTTCAAGCTCTAACCTGATCTCCACCGGCATCTATGTGATCCGAAGGCGCCAGCTAATTGAGCTTGTGGAGCGGTGCGCCCAGGAAGACCGTCATGATCTTGTGAAAGACATCTTTATCCGCTATAAGAATTTAAAACGGATTTATGGATATAAGATAGATACTTACTGGAGCAACATCGCAACAGTAGAATCCTATTATAAGACAAATATGGATTTTCTGAAGCCTGAAGTGAGAGATTACTTCTTCAGCCAGTATCCGGGTGTCTATTCTAAGATTGATGACCTGCCCCCGGCAAAATACAATCCCGGAAGCAGCGTAAAGAACAGCCTGATAGCCAGCGGCTGTATCATCAATGGACAGATAGAGAACTCCGTCATCTTTAAAGATGTCTATGTGGGCAACAATTGCGTGATCAAGAATTCTATCGTTCTTAATAATGTTTATCTGGGGGATAATACGCATATTGAGAACTGTATTGTTGAAAGCCGTGATACGATTCGGGCAAATTCTTATCATTGCGGGGAAGATGGTATTAAGATTGTAGTAGAAAAAAACGAAAGATACGCAATCTAGTTTATGAGGCGAAAGGGGATAAGGTTTTTATGCAGATTACAGATGTCAGAGTACGCAAGGTAGCAAAAGAGGGAAAGATGAAGGCGGTGGTATCCATCACGATTGATGATGAATTTGTAGTTCATGATATCAAG includes:
- a CDS encoding uroporphyrinogen decarboxylase family protein translates to MLTSKERVMRAMNHQEVDRVPLDLGGMACSLLDGVYFKLKNYLGFRENIEPFREGSNSCYYDERILDYFDIDIRRLFVKTSNKFPIHFPDGTFQNEWGILQRQGQFGVEFVKNPLEGAEIEDLDSYPWPRAEELIDLSGMKERARELHEQNKYAVSLRAPMNGIFEISCWLRGMQNFLVDMLSDEEFAHALAEKVLEVQLDWYGYVLDEVGPYLDIVETGDDYGTQHSLMLSPDCLEEFILSRRKRLNDMIKEKAPGAKIFLHSCGAVKRCIPNLIACGVDILNPVQTAAADMNPYDLKREFGDAICFHGGVDTQQALRGTVDDVEEEVKKMLDAMNHRGGYILTSCNHIQNDIPVENIIAMFEAAKKYGGA
- the pfkB gene encoding 1-phosphofructokinase, with translation MIYTVTLNPAIDNVIQTEAFQKGHINRACREYIFPGGKGVNVSLVLERLGMETVALGFLAGATGKAYQALLQENGLNHGFLFLDRGFTRINTKVSAEEETEINGGGPGIRERDLDQLCGQLASAGPEDFVVLSGSVPSRISGAYAYILERISGCGAGIVVDTTGEELLQTLKYRPFLIKPNIHELSELCGAAIRTKDELAACVRSLQKAGVRNVLVSMGRDGACLFTEPGEVLYAAGISGKAGNTVGAGDSMVAGFLAGYLTGGSYREALRTGAAAGTATAFSFGIAGEEEITGCMEQVVIEELKI
- a CDS encoding ROK family protein, with protein sequence MKSIAIDFGGSSIKMVLFQDGKISKRRTIPAYSHKGLAPRLADTEAAVRGMLEGEELREYAGVGIAMPGIVDPVRKKVLGIYDKYEDSKSLDLEQWCREAFGLPMVMEMDSKLALMGELNSGCGQGYKDAVMLILGTGVGTAVAFDGKILNSRNYVAGALSSHIIINMDGDQCTCPNSGCLEATASGWALERLVRSQPEYIASGLAGEDEINFRILEKWYLKQDKTAVSVLKKCVKAWRTGILNLIHAYDPELVVLSGAIMNFRGLYQMLTEGLDRFIWDCCGHVEIKRAEHPEDSVLYGLYHLVKNFMTVYN
- a CDS encoding ribose-phosphate pyrophosphokinase, encoding MSQTNENYFETLPVGRLGIIPLESCMPLGRKVDNYLVQWRQEREHEHKSTLAFDGYERDSYIIPSSVPRFGSGEAKGRINESVRGDDIYILVDVCNYSLTYSLCGHKNHMSPDDHFQDLKRIIAAVGGKARRVNVIMPFLYESRQHKRSGRESLDCALALQELVSMGVENIITFDAHDPRVQNAIPLNGFETIQPAYQFIKNILRNAPDMKIDSDHLMVISPDEGGMGRAIYIANNLGVDMGMFYKRRDYSTIIDGRNPIVAHEFLGTNVAGKDMIIIDDMISSGDSMIEVAKLLKEQDARNIYMCCTFGLFTNGLEKFDKAYEKGYFTKLVTTNLVYQTPELLEKPYYISCDMSKYIALIIDTLNHDTSISSLLDPVERIQKVLRKFHNHEKI
- a CDS encoding ATP-binding protein → MPLTNSQYDAVLRLYNERQLRNRREQDRRIANARRRIPRLSEIDGEVASLSLKKARILLNKNYEKDFDLPAALKELSEERRVLLLSNGLPEDYLELHYDCALCQDTGFIHGQKCICFRRAEVELLYSQSNLREVLEEENFQNFSLDYYSEDIVNGDSGLTSRQTAALALKHAGEFVKGFVNSFENICFYGDTGVGKTFLSHCIARELIELGYSVLYLTAFDLFELLEQNKFFTSAETREAHHHLFDCDLLIIDDLGTELTNTFVSSQLFLCINERILQKKSTIISTNLSLAQFAETYSERTFSRILSHYKMIRLFGNDIRIQKQLSGGNNHVADK
- a CDS encoding DnaD domain protein, giving the protein MSFISIQDNLLSCVSVIPDEFVDTYMPQANGEFVKIYLYLLRITHKPDVHPTLSSLADVFSCTEKDILRALRYWEKAGLLALSFDGRNLSGIRFLSAAPVKTSELTANAASGTAQPSSGGPVPSGTHSAKASEIPAKTADGLSHAESVPAGKATQTARLSSIRVRELQKENDEIRQLLFLAEQYMGRTLSPTDISRILYFYDVLHFPMDLLEYLIEYCVSKGSTSLHYIEKVGLEWHQDGIRTVKMAKSRTNTWNKNYYAILKAFGIRNRNPVPAETECMERWLKEYGFSMDIIIEACSRTVTQTGQPSFQYAEGILSSWKRQGVQTPEDIRTLDDKHKASQHQKASAASRPAKPVASNRFNNFHQRDYDYKQLEKELFEKQLMDQ
- the murC gene encoding UDP-N-acetylmuramate--L-alanine ligase, which produces MYTINFEKPIHIHFIGIGGISMSGLAEILLEEGFTISGSDSRESDLTRRLADSGAHIIYGQSAANITDDIDVVVYTAAIHPDNPEFTCASVKGLPMLTRAQLLGQIMKNYQIPIAVSGTHGKTTTTSMASHILMEAGCDPTISVGGILPSIGGNIRVGQSETFITEACEYTNSFLSFFPKISLILNIDADHLDFFKDIDDIRHSFREFARLLPEDGTLIINADTPCYETITNGLSCQVITYSLKAEADYTACGIEYDEFGHPSFTALCHGEPIGKFSLHIPGIHNVSNALASIALATRLGITPELIQKGFSTFYGTDRRFQYKGKVGEVTIIDDYAHHPTEIRATLNAARNYPHKTIWCVFQPHTYTRTKALLPEFAEALTLADKVVLADIYAAREKNTIGISSADLQLKIQESGTECHYFPTFDEIENFLLKNCSPGDLLITMGAGDVVKIGETLLGK
- a CDS encoding glucose-1-phosphate adenylyltransferase translates to MIKKEMIAMLLAGGQGSRLGVLTSKVAKPAVAFGGKYRIIDFPLSNCINSGVDTVGVLTQYQPLRLNTHIGIGIPWDLDRNVGGVTILPPYEKSTSSEWYTGTANAIFQNMAYMETYNPDYVLILSGDHIYKMDYEVMLDYHKANKADVTIACMPVPIEEASRFGVMITDGNGRITEFEEKPEHPRSNLASMGIYIFSWKALKESLTALKDQPGCDFGKHILPYCRDNSMRLFAYEFNGYWKDVGTLGSYWEANMELIDIIPEFNLYEEFWKIYTKGDVIRPQYISSEAVIDRCIVGDGAEIYGEVHNSVIGADVRIEKGAVIRDSIIMRHSDVGEGTQVNKSIIAENVTIGKNVQLGVGEEVPNVEKPNIYSWGLVTIGENTVIPDGVKVGKNTAISGETSSEDYPDGELPSGGALLEKDGE
- the glgD gene encoding glucose-1-phosphate adenylyltransferase subunit GlgD — translated: MRALGIILAGGNSSKMRELSNKRAIAAMPVAGSYRSIDFALSSMTNSHVQKVAVLTQYNARSLNEHLMSSKWWDFGRKQGGLYVFTPTVTADNSWWYRGTADAIYQNLKWLKNSHEPYVIIASGDGVYKMDYNKVLEYHIAKRADVTIVCTECRDDDPSRFGVLKMNEDYRIEEFEEKPMVSSSNLISTGIYVIRRRQLIELVERCAQEDRHDLVKDIFIRYKNLKRIYGYKIDTYWSNIATVESYYKTNMDFLKPEVRDYFFSQYPGVYSKIDDLPPAKYNPGSSVKNSLIASGCIINGQIENSVIFKDVYVGNNCVIKNSIVLNNVYLGDNTHIENCIVESRDTIRANSYHCGEDGIKIVVEKNERYAI